The following coding sequences are from one Pirellulales bacterium window:
- a CDS encoding DUF2752 domain-containing protein, with translation MNVNSCVTGSSQRLVPSTRILAAFCGLVLVVLLGVAAKLEPNPAGLGTHEQLGLPPCSFRWLFGMRCPSCGMTTSWSHAMRGQFRDALSVNVGGTLLAGVAVFAAPWCLLSATCGRWVVRPPSDRILAAAALFVAAVTLADWAFRLTAT, from the coding sequence GTGAACGTGAACTCTTGCGTTACTGGTTCTTCGCAACGGCTCGTACCGAGCACACGGATCCTGGCTGCGTTCTGCGGCCTGGTTCTGGTGGTGCTGTTGGGCGTGGCGGCGAAGTTGGAGCCGAATCCGGCCGGACTAGGAACGCACGAGCAATTGGGTTTGCCCCCCTGCTCCTTTCGGTGGCTTTTTGGCATGCGTTGTCCTTCATGCGGTATGACTACGTCCTGGTCGCACGCGATGCGTGGCCAGTTTCGTGATGCGCTGTCGGTAAACGTCGGCGGCACACTGCTGGCCGGCGTGGCGGTGTTTGCCGCGCCGTGGTGTCTTTTGTCGGCCACCTGCGGACGCTGGGTGGTACGTCCGCCGAGCGACCGGATCTTGGCTGCGGCCGCGTTGTTTGTTGCGGCCGTGACGTTGGCGGACTGGGCCTTTCGGTTAACCGCGACTTGA
- a CDS encoding TIGR00282 family metallophosphoesterase codes for MRILLIGDVVGKPGRHIIVQGLKGLIAREGLDLVIANGENAAGGSGITPAIYRELLRAGVDCITLGDHIYRRQEIAPLMQQESNIVKPANFPAEAAGHELAIVKARNGVSVGVFSLLGRVFMRPVDCPFAAADRVLKSVPPDVKVLVLDCHAEATSDKQLMGRFLDGRVSAVLGTHTHVATADEQILPGGTAFQCDVGMTGPYESILGRRIDRVLETTRTFLPTHFEVATGDPRLCGTIVEVDEATGRATGIRRLCVTAREADALAQAEAKNSATSTSPAS; via the coding sequence GTGCGAATCCTGCTGATCGGAGACGTGGTTGGCAAGCCAGGGCGGCACATCATCGTGCAAGGCCTGAAGGGGCTGATTGCGCGCGAGGGCTTGGACCTGGTGATCGCCAACGGCGAAAACGCGGCCGGAGGTTCGGGGATCACGCCGGCCATCTATCGCGAGCTATTACGCGCCGGCGTGGACTGCATCACGCTGGGGGACCATATCTACCGCCGGCAAGAGATCGCGCCGCTGATGCAGCAAGAGTCGAACATCGTGAAGCCGGCGAATTTTCCCGCCGAGGCGGCCGGACATGAGTTGGCCATCGTCAAGGCGCGCAACGGCGTCTCGGTCGGCGTGTTCAGCCTGCTAGGACGGGTGTTCATGCGGCCGGTCGATTGTCCTTTCGCCGCGGCCGATCGGGTGCTGAAGAGCGTACCGCCCGACGTTAAAGTCCTGGTGCTCGATTGCCACGCCGAAGCGACCAGCGACAAACAGTTGATGGGACGCTTTCTGGATGGGCGCGTTTCGGCCGTGCTGGGCACGCACACGCACGTCGCCACGGCCGACGAGCAAATTCTGCCCGGGGGCACCGCCTTCCAATGCGACGTGGGCATGACCGGCCCCTACGAAAGCATTCTGGGACGGCGGATCGATCGCGTGCTCGAAACCACGCGCACTTTCCTGCCGACGCATTTCGAAGTGGCGACCGGCGATCCGCGGCTGTGCGGCACGATCGTCGAAGTGGACGAAGCCACGGGACGCGCGACGGGGATTCGCCGGTTGTGTGTCACAGCGCGCGAGGCCGATGCACTGGCCCAGGCCGAGGCGAAGAATAGCGCGACATCGACAAGTCCCGCGTCGTAG